A stretch of Cyanobacteria bacterium FACHB-DQ100 DNA encodes these proteins:
- a CDS encoding MFS transporter, with the protein MAALILLGFSSGLPFYLTGKDPLQAWLSKEGVDLKVIAAFSVAAIPYSLKFLWSPFLDRFVPPLLGRRRGWLIVSQVILLLAIGWMAFQDTSQLQQVAVNSVDVCRNQTVFKGFCEFWQTIRALSVSPFFLAALVVAFFSASQDIVADAYRTEVLQEYERGAGASVFLLGYRLAILVAGAVTFYLAGVMPWRWVYVIMALLMSIGVISSLIAPEPTTQIRPPETLKESVVLPFQDFIGRNGAGRAIAILAFIVVYRLGDSLLRNVATPFLLDKGLKFSPEDLATPRALSIVAVIVGTLAGGAIMTRMGVNRSLWFFAVLQASGNLLYVLLAEVGKNFPLMILAINLENFCAGLESAAFVAFLMGLCNPGLSATQYALLSSLAAFSRDILVAPAGQWAQSMGWTAFFLLTAILALPGLLLLPFFAPWKEKKAN; encoded by the coding sequence ATGGCGGCTCTGATTTTGCTCGGCTTCTCATCTGGTTTGCCGTTTTACTTAACCGGAAAAGATCCGCTTCAGGCTTGGTTAAGTAAAGAAGGAGTCGATCTGAAGGTGATTGCAGCCTTTAGCGTTGCAGCAATCCCCTATTCGCTGAAATTCTTGTGGTCGCCGTTTCTCGATCGCTTTGTGCCCCCGCTGCTTGGACGCAGACGCGGCTGGCTGATTGTGAGTCAGGTTATTTTGCTACTCGCGATCGGCTGGATGGCATTTCAAGACACAAGCCAACTTCAGCAAGTCGCGGTTAATTCGGTAGATGTCTGTCGAAATCAAACAGTATTCAAAGGCTTTTGCGAGTTTTGGCAGACCATACGGGCGCTTTCGGTTAGCCCGTTTTTCTTAGCTGCTTTGGTGGTGGCATTTTTTAGCGCGAGTCAAGATATTGTCGCAGATGCCTATCGAACCGAGGTTTTGCAAGAATACGAACGGGGTGCAGGGGCTTCGGTGTTTTTGCTTGGCTATCGGTTGGCGATTTTAGTTGCTGGAGCGGTGACATTTTATCTAGCGGGAGTCATGCCTTGGCGGTGGGTGTATGTGATTATGGCGTTATTGATGTCAATCGGTGTGATTAGTTCACTCATTGCGCCAGAGCCGACGACGCAAATTCGACCGCCTGAGACGCTAAAAGAATCAGTAGTATTGCCATTTCAGGATTTTATTGGGCGCAACGGAGCCGGACGAGCGATCGCAATTCTTGCGTTTATTGTGGTGTATCGGCTCGGAGATTCACTGCTGCGAAACGTTGCCACACCGTTTCTACTGGATAAAGGCTTAAAGTTTAGCCCGGAAGATTTAGCCACGCCGAGAGCATTGAGTATTGTTGCGGTGATTGTGGGGACGCTAGCAGGTGGGGCAATTATGACGCGGATGGGAGTGAATCGATCGCTCTGGTTTTTTGCGGTGCTGCAAGCGAGTGGAAATTTGCTTTATGTTCTGCTTGCCGAGGTTGGAAAAAATTTCCCCTTGATGATTCTGGCAATTAACTTAGAAAACTTTTGTGCGGGATTAGAATCAGCCGCGTTTGTGGCGTTTCTAATGGGTTTATGTAATCCTGGACTCTCTGCAACTCAATACGCATTGTTATCGAGCTTAGCTGCATTTAGTCGCGATATTTTGGTTGCACCTGCCGGACAGTGGGCACAGTCAATGGGCTGGACAGCATTCTTTCTGCTGACTGCGATTTTGGCGTTACCCGGATTGTTGCTGCTGCCTTTCTTCGCGCCGTGGAAGGAGAAAAAAGCAAACTAG
- a CDS encoding Uma2 family endonuclease, translating into MQTQMKRVSPEEYLELERKAEFRSEYRNGEMSPMTGGTANHNTIFINWCALLKSQLRGKNAKVFGGDLRLWIPDYQLYTYPDVMVIEGAPIFLDDRKDTVTNPTLIIEVLSKSTEEYDRSAKFKMYRSIPQFQEYVLINQYQVEVEHYTKTAEGWLLREYGADTESILLKSFGVEVAITDLYEGVAFEPKS; encoded by the coding sequence ATGCAAACGCAAATGAAGCGAGTGTCCCCCGAAGAATATCTAGAGCTTGAGCGCAAAGCCGAGTTTCGCAGCGAGTACCGCAATGGAGAAATGAGCCCGATGACCGGAGGAACAGCCAACCACAACACAATCTTTATTAACTGGTGCGCCTTGCTTAAATCTCAGCTACGCGGAAAGAACGCTAAAGTTTTCGGGGGCGATCTACGGCTCTGGATTCCTGACTATCAACTGTATACCTATCCAGATGTGATGGTGATAGAAGGAGCGCCAATCTTTCTCGACGATCGTAAAGATACCGTGACAAATCCCACCTTGATTATAGAAGTGTTATCGAAATCAACAGAAGAGTATGATCGTTCCGCTAAATTCAAGATGTATCGATCGATTCCTCAGTTTCAAGAGTATGTGTTGATCAATCAGTATCAGGTTGAAGTCGAACACTATACAAAGACTGCTGAGGGCTGGTTGTTACGCGAGTATGGAGCCGATACAGAATCAATTTTGCTGAAATCCTTTGGAGTTGAAGTCGCGATCACAGACCTTTACGAAGGCGTAGCCTTCGAACCCAAAAGCTAG
- a CDS encoding phycobiliprotein lyase, which yields MDIVEFFEQSAGKWSSMRTSHHLAFKQQEGGKSTIEIELLDKADPAVLALCQMYEVDPATALCGARVTWDGTMEWDEEKHAGSTVLVPIADPENPMQGKLLREMGYAEKAPVAGRYEMAENNELTLITEYDTMYSKERLWFESPNVRLRHSILKRFGGFSMASFCSEVRMGGVKPDPQTADAAAANS from the coding sequence ATGGACATTGTTGAGTTTTTTGAACAAAGCGCGGGAAAATGGTCGTCAATGCGAACCAGCCACCATCTCGCGTTTAAGCAGCAGGAGGGTGGAAAATCCACGATCGAGATCGAACTTTTAGATAAAGCTGACCCGGCAGTCCTAGCGCTTTGCCAAATGTATGAAGTTGATCCAGCGACGGCATTATGCGGAGCGCGTGTGACTTGGGACGGCACGATGGAATGGGACGAAGAAAAGCACGCTGGATCGACCGTTCTTGTGCCGATCGCCGATCCAGAAAACCCGATGCAGGGCAAACTTCTTAGAGAAATGGGATATGCAGAGAAGGCTCCGGTTGCAGGACGCTATGAAATGGCTGAAAACAACGAATTAACGCTAATTACGGAATATGACACGATGTATTCCAAAGAGCGGCTGTGGTTTGAAAGCCCGAATGTACGGTTACGTCACAGCATTTTGAAGCGGTTTGGCGGGTTTAGTATGGCATCGTTCTGTTCTGAGGTGAGAATGGGCGGTGTGAAGCCTGATCCACAGACGGCAGATGCCGCAGCCGCAAACAGCTAA